One genomic region from Phocoena sinus isolate mPhoSin1 chromosome 3, mPhoSin1.pri, whole genome shotgun sequence encodes:
- the CACTIN gene encoding cactin has protein sequence MGRDTRSRSRSAGRRGRRQRRRSGSRSRSRSCSGSHGRRNRRRRDDERRRRRRSRERRLDSDEKQWQQRRGRQSRSPPPAHRRSQDRSSQSDSGDERQQQRGRWARQWQQRPHCWSPSSSASSSASPGHSQSPRAAAAVLSQRQSLQERLRLREERKQQEELMKAFETPEEKRARRLAKKEAKERKQREKMGWGEEYMGYTNTDNPFGDNNLLGTFIWNKALEKKGISHLEEKELKERNKRIQEDNRLELQKVKQLRLEREREKAMREQELELLQREKEAEHFKTWEEQEDHFHLQQAKLRSKIRIRDGRAKPIDLLAKYISAEDDDLAVEMHEPYTFLNGLTVADMEDLLEDIQVYMELEQGKNADFWRDMTIITEDEIAKLRKLEASGKGPGERREGVNASVSSDVQSVFKGKTYSQLQVIFQGIEGKIRAGGPNLDMGYWESLLQQLRAHMARARLRERHQDVLRQKLYKLKQEQGVESEPLFPILKQEPQSPGHSLEPEDPAPTPPGPSEGGATEPEAEAAAPAEGEADGEAVLMEEDLIQQSLEDYDAGKYSPRLLTAHELPLDAHVLEPDEDLQRLQLSRQQLQVTGDATESAEDIFFRRAKEGMGQDEAQFSVEMPLTGKAYLWADKYRPRKPRFFNRVHTGFEWNKYNQTHYDFDNPPPKIVQGYKFNIFYPDLIDKRSTPEYFLEACADNKDFATLRFHAGPPYEDIAFKIVNREWEYSHRHGFRCQFANGIFQLWFHFKRYRYRR, from the exons ATGGGTCGCGATACACGCTCTCGCTCGCGGTCGGCTGGTCGCAGGGGCCGAAGGCAGCGGAGGCGGAGTGGGAGTCGGAGTCGGAGCCGAAGTTGTAGCGGGAGCCATGGGCGGCGAAACCGACGTCGCCGGGACGACGAGAGGCGGCGCAGGCGGAGGAGCCGGGAGCGCAG GTTGGATTCGGATGAGAAGCAGTGGCAGCAGCGGCGAGGCAGGCAGAGCCGGAGCCCCCCGCCAGCCCACCGGCGCTCCCAGGACCGCTCCTCTCAGTCCGACTCAGGTGACgagcggcagcagcagcggggCCGATGGGCCCGCCAGTGGCAGCAGCGGCCACACTGCTGGTCCCCCAGCTCCTCCGCATCCAGCTCCGCGTCCCCGGGCCACTCCCAGAGCCctcgggcggcggcggcggtccTGAGCCAGCGGCAGAGCCTGCAGGAGCGGCTGCGCCTGCGCGAGGAGCGGAAGCAGCAGGAGGAGTTGATGAAGGCCTTCGAGACGCCCGAGGAGAAGCGGGCCCGGCGGCTGGCCAAGAAGGAGGCCAAGGAGAGGAAGCAGCGCGAGAAGATGGGCTGGGGCGAGGAGTACATGGGCTACACCAACACCGACAACCCCTTCGGGGACAACAACCTGCTGGGCACCTTCATCTGGAACAAG GCGCTGGAGAAGAAGGGGATCAGCCACCTGGAGGAGAAGGAGCTGAAGGAGCGGAATAAGAGGATCCAGGAGGACAACCGGCTGGAGCTGCAGAAG GTGAAGCAGCTGCGGCTGGAGCGGGAGCGGGAGAAGGCCATGcgggagcaggagctggagctgctgcagcGCGAGAAGGAGGCGGAGCACTTCAAGACGTGGGAGGAGCAGGAGGACCACTTCCACCTGCAGCAGGCGAAGCTGCG CTCCAAGATCCGCATCCGGGACGGGCGGGCCAAGCCCATCGACCTCCTGGCCAAGTACATCAGCGCTGAGGACGACGACCTGGCTGTGGAGATGCACGAGCCCTACACCTTCCTCAACGGCCTCACGGTGGCCGACATGGAAGACCTGCTGGAGGACATCCAG GTGTACATGGAGCTCGAGCAGGGCAAGAACGCGGACTTCTGGCGGGACATGACCATCATCACGGAGGATGAGATCGCCAAGCTCCGCAAGCTGGAGGCCTCGGGCAAGGGGCCAG GTGAGCGGCGAGAGGGGGTCAACGCCTCGGTCAGTTCCGACGTGCAGTCGGTCTTCAAGGGGAAGACGTACAGCCAGCTGCAGGTCATCTTCCAGGGCATCGAGGGCAAGATACGGGCCGGGGGCCCCAACCTAGACATGGGCTACTGGGAGAGCCTGCTGCAGCAGCTGCGTGCCCACATGGCCCGTGCCAG GCTCCGCGAGCGGCACCAGGACGTGCTGCGGCAGAAGCTGTACAAGCTGAAGCAGGAGCAGGGTGTGGAGAGCGAGCCCCTGTTCCCCATCCTCAAGCAGGAGCCGCAGTCTCCGGGCCACAG CCTGGAGCCTGAGGACCCGGCCCCCACCCCGCCCGGGCCCTCGGAGGGTGGCGCTACTGAGCCGGAGGCGGAAGCCGCCGCACCGGCGGAGGGCGAGGCGGACGGGGAAGCGGTGCTCATGGAGGAGGATCTGATCCAACAGAGCCTGGAAGACTACGACGCCGGCAAGTACAGCCCGCGGCTGCTCACGGCCCACGAGCTACCGCTGGACGCCCACGTGCTGGAGCCGGACGAGGACCTGCAGCGCCTGCAGCTGTCCAGGCAGCAGCTCCAGGTCACAG GCGACGCCACCGAGAGCGCGGAGGACATCTTCTTCCGGCGCGCCAAGGAGGGCATGGGCCAGGACGAGGCACAGTTCAGCGTGGAGATGCCGCTGACGGGCAAGGCCTACCTGTGGGCGGACAAGTACCGGCCGCGCAAGCCGCGCTTCTTCAACCGCGTGCACACGGGCTTCGAGTGGAACAAGTACAACCAGACGCACTACGACTTCGACAACCCGCCGCCCAAGATCGTGCAGGGCTACAAGTTCAACATCTTCTACCCCGACCTCATCGACAAGCGCTCCACGCCCGAGTACTTCCTGGAGGCTTGCGCCGACAACAAGGATTTTGCCACGCTCCGCTTCCACGCCGGGCCGCCCTACGAGGACATCGCCTTCAAGATCGTCAACCGCGAGTGGGAGTACTCGCACCGCCACGGCTTCCGCTGCCAGTTCGCCAACGGCATCTTCCAGCTCTGGTTCCACTTCAAGCGCTACCGCTACCGCCGGTGA
- the TBXA2R gene encoding thromboxane A2 receptor isoform X2 — MWPNGSSLGPCLRPTNITLEERRLIASPWFAASFCLVGLASNLLALSVLVSARQGSSHARSSFLTFLCGLVITDFMGLLVTGIIVVSQHAALFDWQAVDPGCSLCHFMGVIMVFFGLCPLLLGAAMASERYLGITRPFSRPAASSQRRAWTMVGLVWATALALGLLPLLGVGRYTVQYPGSWCFLTLGAEPGDVVFGLLFTLLGSLSVGLSFLLNTISVATLCRVYHGQEAAQQRPRDCEVEMMAQLTGIMVVASICWMPLLDGDKSGDWNQILGFQPTSNKDLSCDSGYRSLSPRRCCGARLP, encoded by the exons ATGTGGCCCAATGGCAGTTCTCTGGGGCCCTGTTTGCGGCCAACAAACATCACACTGGAGGAACGGCGCCTGATCGCCTCCCCCTGGTTTGCGGCCTCCTTCTGCCTGGTGGGCCTGGCCTCCAACCTGCTGGCGTTGAGCGTGCTGGTGAGTGCGCGGCAGGGCAGCTCCCATGCGCGATCCTCCTTCCTGACCTTCCTCTGTGGCCTGGTCATCACTGACTTCATGGGGCTGCTGGTCACTGGCATCATCGTGGTGTCCCAGCACGCCGCCCTCTTTGACTGGCAGGCCGTGGACCCCGGTTGCAGCCTCTGCCACTTCATGGGCGTCATCATGGTCTTTTTTGGCCTGTGCCCGCTGCTGCTGGGGGCCGCCATGGCCTCGGAGCGCTACCTGGGCATCACCCGGCCCTTCTCACGGCCCGCAGCCTCCTCGCAGCGCCGGGCTTGGACCATGGTGGGGCTGGTGTGGGCCACCGCGCTGGCTCTGGGCCTGCTGCCCCTGCTGGGTGTAGGTCGCTACACCGTGCAGTACCCGGGCTCCTGGTGCTTCCTCACACTCGGTGCCGAGCCAGGGGATGTGGTCTTCGGTTTGCTCTTCACCCTCCTTGGCAGCCTCTCAGTGGGGCTGTCCTTCCTGCTCAACACGATCAGCGTGGCCACCCTGTGCCGCGTCTACCACGGGCAGGAGGCCGCCCAGCAGCGCCCACGGGACTGCGAGGTCGAGATGATGGCTCAGCTCACGGGCATCATGGTGGTGGCCAGCATCTGCTGGATGCCACTGCTG GATGGCGACAAGTCTGGAGACTGGAATCAGATACTTGGTTTCCAGCCCACATCCAACAAGGACTTATCATGTGACTCTGGCTACAG GTCTTTATCGCCCAGACGGTGCTGCGGAGCCCGCCTGCCATGA
- the TBXA2R gene encoding thromboxane A2 receptor isoform X1 has product MWPNGSSLGPCLRPTNITLEERRLIASPWFAASFCLVGLASNLLALSVLVSARQGSSHARSSFLTFLCGLVITDFMGLLVTGIIVVSQHAALFDWQAVDPGCSLCHFMGVIMVFFGLCPLLLGAAMASERYLGITRPFSRPAASSQRRAWTMVGLVWATALALGLLPLLGVGRYTVQYPGSWCFLTLGAEPGDVVFGLLFTLLGSLSVGLSFLLNTISVATLCRVYHGQEAAQQRPRDCEVEMMAQLTGIMVVASICWMPLLVFIAQTVLRSPPAMSPTGQLSRATEKQLLIYLRVATWNQILDPWVYILFRRAVIRRLHPRLSTRPRSLSLQPQLTRRSTMQ; this is encoded by the exons ATGTGGCCCAATGGCAGTTCTCTGGGGCCCTGTTTGCGGCCAACAAACATCACACTGGAGGAACGGCGCCTGATCGCCTCCCCCTGGTTTGCGGCCTCCTTCTGCCTGGTGGGCCTGGCCTCCAACCTGCTGGCGTTGAGCGTGCTGGTGAGTGCGCGGCAGGGCAGCTCCCATGCGCGATCCTCCTTCCTGACCTTCCTCTGTGGCCTGGTCATCACTGACTTCATGGGGCTGCTGGTCACTGGCATCATCGTGGTGTCCCAGCACGCCGCCCTCTTTGACTGGCAGGCCGTGGACCCCGGTTGCAGCCTCTGCCACTTCATGGGCGTCATCATGGTCTTTTTTGGCCTGTGCCCGCTGCTGCTGGGGGCCGCCATGGCCTCGGAGCGCTACCTGGGCATCACCCGGCCCTTCTCACGGCCCGCAGCCTCCTCGCAGCGCCGGGCTTGGACCATGGTGGGGCTGGTGTGGGCCACCGCGCTGGCTCTGGGCCTGCTGCCCCTGCTGGGTGTAGGTCGCTACACCGTGCAGTACCCGGGCTCCTGGTGCTTCCTCACACTCGGTGCCGAGCCAGGGGATGTGGTCTTCGGTTTGCTCTTCACCCTCCTTGGCAGCCTCTCAGTGGGGCTGTCCTTCCTGCTCAACACGATCAGCGTGGCCACCCTGTGCCGCGTCTACCACGGGCAGGAGGCCGCCCAGCAGCGCCCACGGGACTGCGAGGTCGAGATGATGGCTCAGCTCACGGGCATCATGGTGGTGGCCAGCATCTGCTGGATGCCACTGCTG GTCTTTATCGCCCAGACGGTGCTGCGGAGCCCGCCTGCCATGAGCCCGACTGGGCAGCTGTCCCGAGCCACCGAGAAGCAGCTGCTTATCTACCTGCGCGTGGCCACCTGGAACCAGATCCTCGACCCCTGGGTGTACATCCTGTTTCGCCGGGCGGTGATCCGGCGCCTCCACCCTCGCCTCAGTACCCGGCCCAGGTCGCTCTCCCTGCAACCCCAGCTCACCCGCAGGTCCACGATGCAGTAG